In a single window of the Streptomyces cinnabarinus genome:
- a CDS encoding cytochrome b, which yields MNRASKGERVADWFDGRLGIHALGRKYLRKVFPDHWSFLLGEICLYSFVVLILTGVWLTLFFHPSMNEVTYQGSYLPLNGIRMSEAYASTLDISFDVRGGLLIRQLHHWAALVFVAAMLTHMMRHFFTGSYRKPREINWLFGWLLLFLGLFEGLFGYSLPDDLLSGTGLRFVNGALLAVPIVGTYLSMFLFGGEFPGQDIVARFYALHILVIPGIMAALVVAHVLLVVYHKHTQFAGPGRSERNVVGAPFMPVYLAKAGGFFFLVLGTLTVLAAVATINPVWVYGPFRADQVSTGAQPDWYLGFAEGLVRVMPGWEITLWGHTLALGVLIPIVVFPLLLVLIGVYPFVESRLTGDNREHHLLDRPRNHPVRTGLGAAWIALYLILLAGGGNDIVATKLHLSINAVTWTIRIGVFVLPVVVFVVTRRICLGLQHRDRELVAHGRETGIIKRLPHGEYVELHEPLDQARLHTLTAHERPQEFVEHESRAEIP from the coding sequence GTGAACAGGGCCTCGAAGGGCGAGCGCGTCGCCGACTGGTTCGACGGCCGTCTCGGCATCCACGCGCTGGGCCGCAAGTACCTGCGCAAGGTTTTCCCCGACCACTGGTCGTTCCTGCTGGGCGAGATCTGTCTGTACAGCTTCGTGGTGCTGATCCTGACCGGTGTCTGGCTCACCCTCTTCTTCCACCCGTCGATGAACGAGGTGACGTACCAGGGCAGTTACCTCCCGCTCAACGGCATCCGCATGTCCGAGGCGTACGCCTCCACCCTCGACATCAGCTTCGACGTGCGCGGCGGGCTGCTCATCCGCCAGCTGCACCACTGGGCGGCGCTGGTGTTCGTCGCCGCGATGCTGACGCACATGATGCGGCACTTCTTCACCGGGTCCTACCGCAAGCCCCGGGAGATCAACTGGCTGTTCGGCTGGCTGCTGCTCTTCCTCGGCCTGTTCGAGGGCCTGTTCGGCTACTCGCTCCCGGACGACCTGCTGTCGGGCACCGGCCTGAGGTTCGTCAACGGCGCGCTGCTGGCCGTCCCGATCGTGGGGACGTATCTGTCGATGTTCCTGTTCGGCGGCGAGTTCCCCGGCCAGGACATCGTGGCCCGCTTCTACGCGCTGCACATCCTGGTGATCCCGGGCATCATGGCGGCCCTCGTCGTCGCCCACGTCCTGCTGGTCGTCTACCACAAGCACACCCAGTTCGCGGGCCCCGGCCGGAGTGAACGCAACGTCGTGGGCGCCCCGTTCATGCCGGTGTACCTGGCGAAGGCGGGCGGCTTCTTCTTCCTGGTCCTCGGCACGCTCACCGTGCTCGCCGCGGTGGCCACGATCAACCCGGTCTGGGTGTACGGCCCGTTCCGCGCCGACCAGGTCTCCACGGGCGCCCAGCCGGACTGGTACCTGGGCTTCGCGGAGGGCCTGGTGCGGGTGATGCCCGGCTGGGAGATCACCCTGTGGGGTCACACCCTGGCCCTCGGCGTCCTCATCCCGATCGTCGTCTTCCCGCTGCTGCTGGTCCTGATCGGCGTCTACCCGTTCGTGGAGTCCCGGCTCACCGGCGACAACCGCGAGCACCACCTCCTGGACCGCCCCCGCAACCACCCGGTCCGCACGGGCCTGGGCGCGGCCTGGATCGCGCTCTACCTGATCCTGCTGGCAGGCGGCGGCAACGACATCGTCGCGACCAAGCTGCATCTCTCGATCAACGCGGTGACCTGGACGATCCGTATCGGGGTCTTCGTCCTGCCGGTGGTGGTGTTCGTCGTGACCCGCCGGATCTGCCTCGGCCTCCAGCACCGGGACCGGGAACTCGTCGCCCACGGCCGCGAGACGGGCATCATCAAGCGCCTCCCGCACGGCGAGTACGTCGAACTCCACGAGCCCCTGGACCAGGCCCGGCTGCACACCCTGACGGCCCATGAACGGCCCCAGGAGTTCGTGGAGCACGAGTCCCGGGCGGAGATCCCCTAG
- the sigJ gene encoding RNA polymerase sigma factor SigJ, whose protein sequence is MPEIPLPDTDDRLDQATEDFLAHRELLFGVVYNVLGSVADTEDVLQETWLSWTARGGGEPLEEVANPRAYLVRAAVNHALRRRATISRRQETYVGPWLPEPLVATDDGADDPALRAESVSLAMLVVLESLTPLERAVFVLNEVFGYPHTEIAGILDRTPAAVRQLARRAREHVHARRPRYRAHPRVRREATERFVRAAFDGDIAALMEILAPDVTVWSDGGGNRKPAGLRPVQGRDKVVRLLTGHAAQHGVSDLDVRYRRVNGDDAAVLFDGDAPFAVMVMDLTPEGDRISGLYIVSNPDKLGHVERGEEEEEA, encoded by the coding sequence ATGCCCGAGATCCCTCTTCCCGACACCGACGACCGGCTGGACCAGGCGACCGAAGACTTCCTCGCCCATCGCGAGCTGCTGTTCGGCGTCGTCTACAACGTGCTCGGCAGCGTCGCCGACACCGAGGACGTCCTCCAGGAGACCTGGCTGTCCTGGACGGCCCGGGGCGGCGGCGAGCCGCTGGAGGAGGTCGCCAACCCACGGGCGTACCTCGTCCGGGCGGCCGTCAACCACGCGCTGCGCCGCCGCGCCACGATCAGCCGCCGCCAGGAGACCTACGTCGGCCCCTGGCTGCCCGAACCCCTGGTCGCCACCGACGACGGCGCGGACGATCCGGCCCTGCGCGCCGAGTCCGTCTCCCTGGCGATGCTGGTGGTGCTGGAGTCGCTGACCCCGCTGGAGCGGGCGGTGTTCGTGCTGAACGAGGTCTTCGGCTACCCGCACACCGAGATCGCCGGAATCCTCGACCGCACCCCGGCGGCCGTAAGGCAACTGGCCCGGCGCGCCCGGGAACACGTGCACGCGCGCCGGCCGCGGTACCGGGCGCATCCGCGGGTGCGGCGGGAGGCGACGGAGCGGTTCGTGCGGGCCGCGTTCGACGGGGACATCGCCGCGCTGATGGAGATCCTCGCGCCGGACGTCACGGTCTGGTCGGACGGCGGCGGCAACCGCAAACCGGCGGGGCTGCGGCCGGTGCAGGGCCGGGACAAGGTGGTCCGGCTGCTCACCGGGCACGCGGCCCAGCACGGTGTGAGCGACCTGGACGTGCGCTACCGGCGCGTCAACGGCGACGACGCGGCGGTGCTGTTCGACGGCGACGCCCCGTTCGCCGTGATGGTCATGGACCTCACCCCGGAGGGCGACCGGATCTCGGGCCTGTACATCGTCAGCAACCCCGACAAGCTCGGCCATGTCGAGCGCGGCGAGGAAGAGGAGGAGGCGTGA
- the fxsT gene encoding FxSxx-COOH system tetratricopeptide repeat protein, translated as MNAVLEALRRGEPYDNWLLVFDNADSPETVRPYFPLGGRGNVLVTSRNPQWASVAKPLEVNVFRREESVELLRRRGPDITDDEADRLATALGDLPLAIEQAAAWRAETGMPADEYLRLLDEKQVDLLGLAAPLDYQLPVIAAWNVSLDQLETKNPAAMQLLQLCAFCAPESISRNLFSGRPGAPITPELDRVLRDPIRLGQAIREIGRYSLARFDFRANSLQMHRLVQTAMVARMTDSERRRMRDGVHLLLAANDPNDPHNANHWPRYGELYAHLIVSEAVGSTDPYVRTLIINEVLYLLRWGNFDAALHLARSAYESWRQDGGEDDAKTLEVSKWKGAVLLSMGRYAEAAAVNDRVLAAYRRTVGEDHEDTLDALGNVAVSQRVKGDFAAALELSESVHERYLRLLGEEDPETLRAAHNLGVSLRLAGHFARARELDARTWHSKQQLYGQDHILSLVTWLSVILDNRELGDYHKALTHQRELTERCARLLGQVNPFTLSNVRHLAVALRKSGLHAEARETAARAREELVGRYGENNPGSMASTLELSIDLRHAGELTTARDLGARIHAQYTQTYGRAHPHTLAAEVDLAVTQRHLGDPEAAHAMDERALEDLHRVLGERHPSSLVCATNLASDRYALGRYAAARELDERTLALSSEVLGEEHPSTLACAANLPLDLRALGDREEAERLHSATAERLNRALGADHPAVRQAVDWEHRADCDIDPLPL; from the coding sequence GTGAACGCGGTCCTGGAGGCGCTGCGCCGCGGTGAGCCGTACGACAACTGGCTGCTGGTCTTCGACAACGCCGACAGTCCCGAGACGGTGCGCCCCTACTTCCCGCTGGGCGGCCGGGGCAATGTCCTTGTCACCTCGCGCAATCCGCAGTGGGCGAGCGTGGCCAAGCCGCTGGAGGTGAACGTCTTCCGGCGGGAGGAGAGCGTGGAGCTGCTGCGGCGGCGCGGCCCGGACATCACCGACGACGAGGCCGACCGGCTCGCGACGGCGCTCGGCGATCTCCCGCTGGCCATCGAACAGGCCGCCGCCTGGCGGGCCGAGACCGGGATGCCCGCGGACGAGTACCTGCGCCTGCTGGACGAGAAGCAGGTCGACCTGCTGGGTCTGGCGGCCCCCCTCGACTACCAACTGCCGGTCATCGCGGCCTGGAACGTCTCACTCGACCAGTTGGAGACGAAGAACCCCGCGGCCATGCAACTGCTGCAACTGTGCGCCTTCTGCGCGCCCGAGTCGATCTCGCGCAATCTCTTCTCGGGCCGCCCGGGAGCACCGATCACCCCGGAACTCGACCGGGTGCTGCGCGATCCGATCCGCCTCGGCCAGGCCATCCGCGAGATCGGCCGGTACTCCCTGGCCCGGTTCGACTTCCGCGCCAACTCCCTCCAGATGCACCGGCTGGTGCAGACCGCGATGGTCGCCAGGATGACGGACTCCGAGCGGCGGCGCATGCGTGACGGCGTCCATCTGCTGCTGGCCGCCAACGACCCCAACGACCCGCACAACGCCAATCACTGGCCGCGCTACGGCGAGCTGTACGCGCATCTGATCGTCTCCGAGGCGGTCGGCTCGACCGACCCGTACGTGCGCACGCTCATCATCAACGAGGTTCTCTACCTGCTGCGTTGGGGGAACTTCGACGCTGCCCTGCACCTGGCCCGGTCCGCCTACGAGTCCTGGCGGCAGGACGGCGGGGAGGACGACGCGAAGACGCTGGAGGTGTCCAAGTGGAAGGGGGCCGTGCTGCTCAGCATGGGCCGCTACGCGGAGGCGGCCGCCGTCAACGACCGGGTGCTGGCGGCCTATCGGCGCACCGTCGGCGAGGATCACGAGGACACCTTGGACGCGCTCGGGAACGTGGCGGTGAGCCAGCGCGTCAAGGGCGACTTCGCGGCCGCGCTGGAGCTGTCCGAGTCGGTGCACGAGCGCTATCTGCGCCTGCTCGGGGAGGAGGACCCCGAGACCCTGCGGGCGGCCCACAACCTGGGGGTCAGCCTCCGGCTCGCGGGGCACTTCGCGCGGGCGCGGGAGCTGGACGCGCGGACCTGGCACAGCAAGCAGCAGCTCTACGGCCAGGACCACATCCTGAGCCTGGTGACCTGGCTCAGTGTCATCCTCGACAACCGTGAACTGGGCGACTACCACAAGGCGTTGACCCATCAGCGCGAGCTGACCGAGCGATGCGCCCGGCTGCTCGGCCAGGTCAATCCGTTCACCCTGTCCAACGTCCGGCACCTGGCGGTCGCGCTGCGCAAGTCCGGCCTGCACGCGGAGGCGCGGGAGACGGCCGCGCGGGCCCGGGAGGAGCTCGTCGGCCGGTACGGCGAGAACAACCCGGGCTCCATGGCGTCGACGCTGGAGCTGTCGATCGATCTGCGGCACGCGGGCGAGCTGACCACGGCACGGGACCTGGGCGCCCGCATCCACGCCCAGTACACGCAGACCTACGGCCGCGCCCATCCGCACACCCTGGCTGCCGAGGTCGATCTCGCCGTCACGCAGCGGCACTTGGGCGACCCGGAGGCCGCGCACGCCATGGACGAGCGGGCACTGGAGGACCTCCACCGGGTCCTCGGCGAGCGCCATCCCTCGTCCCTGGTGTGCGCGACGAACCTGGCGAGCGATCGGTACGCGCTCGGCCGGTACGCGGCCGCCCGGGAGCTGGACGAGCGGACCCTGGCCCTGTCCTCGGAGGTCCTCGGGGAGGAGCACCCCTCCACTCTCGCCTGCGCCGCCAACCTCCCGCTGGATCTGCGGGCCCTCGGTGACCGGGAGGAGGCGGAGCGGCTGCACAGCGCGACGGCGGAACGACTCAACCGGGCACTCGGGGCCGATCATCCGGCGGTGCGTCAGGCCGTGGACTGGGAGCACCGCGCGGACTGCGACATCGATCCGCTGCCTCTTTGA
- a CDS encoding HEXXH motif domain-containing protein — MPTSGDAAEEPGNPAQDGTLRPHRLDEPTFAGLCSAGESLRATHALLDAEYSRRLLLLRVLVDEVAARPAAAGPLAPVRAAWELLARSQRRSPRAVHRLLMDPQTGLWAAQVLRRLRGTQDADGPLWSDVGRLHALAAAAAVRAGLDFRILVPAREGAVLLPSLGRAESGVAEPWGVAEVSGRDGTARIRYESDVVDMPVDAQDAPGWSGLRRLTLSHQGLTLDLTLDDLARYPVIAGTPGPDRLDEPRLRHWRRGLERAWALLVEDHRESAEALAAGLSSLVPLPPADRFRPRSASASEAFGCVTMSAQDTRVPEDEAASELAVTLVHEFRHTLLNGLMHLTPLAAEDCPDLFRAPWRDDPRPLTGVLHGAFAFSGVARFWRTRVARDSGSARERARFEYALWRRESRATLEVLRGHCALTETGRRLVNGLLADLSSWDADPLPEPTLTLAAQAAAHHRAAWRAHHLVPDEATVGATADSWLRGSEPPVLAAEETGSVVTDPAGCRIDAFAHLVRLRIADPHAFAVARGGGPRPNGVTPADVAHVAGDLAEAATRYAEEAARPASWGGLGLLLGTGRPELLRAVSRSVTRSSGRTPSPAELARWLARA, encoded by the coding sequence GTGCCCACGTCAGGTGATGCCGCCGAGGAACCCGGGAACCCCGCGCAGGACGGCACCTTGCGGCCGCACCGTCTCGACGAACCCACCTTCGCCGGACTCTGCTCCGCCGGGGAATCCCTCCGGGCGACGCACGCGCTCCTGGACGCCGAGTACAGCAGGCGGCTGTTGCTGCTGCGCGTCCTGGTCGACGAGGTCGCTGCCCGCCCGGCCGCGGCCGGCCCGCTCGCCCCGGTGCGCGCGGCCTGGGAACTGCTCGCGCGGTCCCAGCGCCGGAGCCCCCGGGCGGTGCACCGGCTGCTGATGGACCCGCAGACCGGGCTGTGGGCGGCCCAGGTGCTGCGCCGGCTGCGCGGCACGCAGGACGCCGACGGGCCGCTCTGGTCCGACGTGGGCCGGCTGCACGCCCTGGCCGCCGCCGCTGCCGTGCGCGCCGGACTCGACTTCCGGATCCTCGTCCCGGCGCGCGAGGGCGCGGTGCTCCTCCCGAGCCTGGGCCGGGCGGAGTCGGGCGTCGCCGAGCCGTGGGGCGTGGCCGAGGTGAGCGGGCGCGACGGGACGGCCCGGATCCGGTACGAGAGTGATGTCGTGGACATGCCAGTGGACGCCCAGGACGCGCCGGGCTGGTCGGGCCTGCGCCGACTGACTCTCAGCCACCAGGGCCTCACCCTCGACCTCACGCTCGACGACCTGGCCCGCTACCCCGTCATCGCCGGCACCCCCGGCCCCGACCGGCTCGACGAGCCGCGGCTGCGGCACTGGCGGCGCGGCCTGGAACGGGCCTGGGCGCTGCTGGTCGAGGACCACCGCGAGAGCGCCGAGGCCCTCGCCGCCGGGCTGTCCTCCCTCGTACCGCTGCCGCCCGCCGACCGCTTCCGGCCGCGCAGCGCCTCCGCCTCCGAGGCGTTCGGCTGCGTGACCATGTCCGCGCAGGACACCCGAGTCCCCGAGGACGAGGCCGCGTCGGAACTCGCGGTCACGCTGGTCCACGAGTTCCGGCACACCCTGCTCAACGGCCTGATGCACCTCACACCGCTGGCCGCCGAGGACTGCCCCGACCTGTTCCGGGCACCTTGGCGAGACGACCCGAGACCCCTGACCGGTGTTCTGCACGGAGCCTTCGCGTTCTCCGGCGTCGCCCGCTTCTGGCGGACCCGCGTCGCCCGTGACAGCGGCAGCGCACGCGAGCGTGCCCGCTTCGAGTACGCCCTGTGGCGGCGCGAGTCCCGGGCCACCCTGGAGGTGCTGCGCGGCCATTGCGCGCTGACGGAGACCGGCCGCAGGCTGGTGAACGGCCTGCTCGCCGATCTGAGTTCCTGGGACGCCGATCCGCTGCCCGAGCCGACGCTGACCCTGGCCGCCCAGGCCGCCGCCCATCACCGGGCCGCCTGGCGCGCCCACCACCTGGTGCCGGACGAGGCGACGGTGGGCGCGACCGCGGACTCCTGGCTGCGCGGCTCCGAGCCACCTGTGCTCGCTGCCGAGGAGACTGGCAGCGTCGTCACCGACCCCGCGGGCTGCCGTATCGACGCCTTCGCCCACCTGGTCCGCCTGCGGATCGCCGACCCGCACGCCTTCGCCGTCGCCCGCGGCGGCGGCCCCCGGCCGAACGGCGTCACCCCGGCCGACGTGGCCCATGTGGCGGGCGACCTGGCCGAGGCCGCGACCCGGTACGCCGAGGAGGCGGCACGGCCCGCCTCCTGGGGCGGACTCGGGCTGCTCCTCGGCACCGGGCGGCCGGAACTGCTGCGCGCCGTCTCCCGTTCGGTGACCCGGAGTTCGGGGCGGACCCCGTCCCCGGCGGAGCTGGCCCGCTGGCTGGCCCGCGCCTGA
- a CDS encoding MoxR family ATPase — translation MDTWSLYRGTGRPLDPAERDRRWPAPPPWRAYSGGPDEPPAPVRDETAARVLGPPGAPRTPDPDEVARVNAALHLRRPLLVGGEPGAGKSALAHRIARELGLGPVLRWPVTGGSTLAEGLYGPAGPGAVRLGPLGTALLPRRLPRVVLVDDLDRGGFDLPDELLAVLHTGEFTVPELLGSGDTMVHTCEPGGIAAVHDGLVRCHEPPLVVATTGGERDLPTGFVRACVRLELPRMTREGLAELARARFPAVPSEILDALVDRATGEPARTGQLLDALHLVATGALGAIREGEEERSAALDTLWSWAAMEGS, via the coding sequence ATGGACACCTGGTCGCTGTACCGGGGTACGGGCCGGCCGCTCGACCCGGCCGAGCGGGACCGCCGCTGGCCCGCCCCGCCGCCCTGGCGCGCCTACTCCGGCGGCCCGGACGAACCTCCGGCCCCGGTGCGGGACGAGACGGCCGCGCGGGTCCTCGGGCCCCCGGGCGCGCCGCGGACCCCGGACCCCGACGAAGTGGCGCGCGTCAACGCCGCGCTCCACCTGCGCCGTCCGCTGCTGGTGGGCGGCGAGCCCGGCGCGGGCAAGTCGGCGCTCGCGCACCGGATCGCCCGGGAGCTGGGGCTCGGCCCGGTGCTGCGCTGGCCGGTCACCGGCGGCAGCACCCTCGCCGAGGGCCTGTACGGACCGGCCGGGCCCGGCGCAGTACGCCTCGGCCCGCTGGGCACCGCGCTGCTCCCCCGTCGATTACCGCGGGTCGTCCTGGTCGACGACCTCGACCGGGGCGGCTTCGACCTCCCCGACGAGCTGCTGGCCGTCCTGCACACCGGGGAGTTCACCGTCCCCGAACTCCTGGGCTCCGGCGACACCATGGTCCACACCTGCGAGCCGGGCGGCATCGCGGCGGTCCACGACGGGCTCGTACGGTGCCATGAACCGCCGCTCGTCGTCGCCACGACAGGCGGTGAGCGCGACCTGCCGACCGGGTTCGTCCGCGCTTGCGTCCGCCTGGAGCTGCCGCGGATGACGCGGGAGGGGCTGGCCGAGCTGGCCAGGGCCCGCTTCCCGGCCGTACCGTCGGAGATTCTGGACGCCCTGGTCGACCGGGCCACCGGGGAACCGGCGCGGACCGGTCAGCTCCTGGACGCCCTGCACCTGGTGGCCACGGGTGCCCTGGGCGCGATCCGGGAAGGTGAGGAGGAAAGGAGCGCGGCCCTCGACACTCTCTGGAGCTGGGCCGCCATGGAGGGGTCATGA
- a CDS encoding NB-ARC domain-containing protein — protein MTAVDGRGVPSARWTDITDPQGILRALGGLRERRPHRAWDVVVAVDPDPGMAVWHDTAVEFTELLRRSRVFRRVDRRRLGPLPPGGPSCGRLTLVVTDGNAPGWRTGDRSRTLHQWAGAGALAVVHLLPHHAWPETGVPTWPLSLRSAGPGAPNRGHGTRPGQVGLGAPEEGGPYLPVPVLELAPRGVESWVRLVTAARGTWTRLPLTFATPHPEAPPPAHRDRGPGERVAAFRRSVTPDVLGLATLLAATPLAVSLIRRVLTRLRPEARIVDFTQLLTHRLIHPRTGPSPADGPPLAYDFAPGVRGELLAAGRTEDLRQVVGLVGEALGRSAHRLWQVPELLAGRELSGPLGRDAEARAWAEPQIAVLHALSGPHAAQARALEQLTAAPGTPAVRTSAPPPSHLRKQEDLVNQPSKQPRTDVPSGAPPQPERRGRSTPAVWGHVPPRNPNFTGREELLDALHRRLRKEKATAVLPNALHGMGGVGKSMLAVEYVYRHLGDYDVVWWISAERTAQIALSLVELAPQLGLEAGSDAS, from the coding sequence ATGACGGCCGTGGACGGTCGGGGCGTCCCGTCCGCGCGCTGGACGGACATCACCGACCCGCAAGGCATCCTGCGGGCGCTCGGCGGACTGCGCGAGCGCCGGCCGCACCGGGCCTGGGACGTGGTCGTGGCGGTGGACCCCGATCCCGGGATGGCGGTGTGGCACGACACGGCCGTGGAGTTCACCGAGTTGCTGCGGCGCTCGCGCGTCTTCCGCCGGGTGGACCGCCGGCGGCTCGGCCCGCTGCCGCCCGGCGGCCCCTCCTGCGGGCGGCTGACCCTCGTGGTCACCGACGGCAACGCGCCCGGCTGGCGCACCGGCGACCGGTCCCGGACCCTGCACCAGTGGGCGGGCGCGGGCGCCCTGGCCGTGGTGCATCTGCTGCCCCACCACGCCTGGCCCGAGACCGGTGTGCCCACCTGGCCGCTGTCGCTGCGCTCGGCGGGACCGGGTGCGCCGAACCGCGGCCACGGGACCCGACCGGGGCAGGTCGGGCTCGGCGCGCCGGAGGAGGGCGGGCCGTATCTCCCCGTTCCGGTCCTGGAGCTGGCGCCCCGGGGCGTGGAGTCCTGGGTACGGCTGGTCACCGCGGCCCGGGGCACCTGGACCCGGCTCCCCCTGACGTTCGCCACCCCGCACCCGGAGGCCCCGCCGCCCGCGCACCGCGACCGCGGGCCCGGCGAACGCGTCGCCGCCTTCCGCCGCTCGGTCACGCCCGACGTGCTCGGACTCGCCACCCTGCTCGCCGCCACCCCGCTCGCGGTGTCACTGATCAGGCGGGTGCTGACCCGGCTGCGCCCCGAGGCGCGGATCGTCGACTTCACCCAACTGCTCACCCACCGCCTGATCCACCCGCGCACCGGCCCGTCCCCGGCCGACGGCCCGCCCCTCGCGTACGACTTCGCGCCGGGTGTCCGTGGTGAACTCCTGGCCGCCGGGCGCACCGAGGACCTCCGGCAGGTCGTCGGCCTGGTCGGCGAGGCCCTCGGCCGGTCCGCCCACCGGCTGTGGCAGGTGCCCGAGCTGCTGGCGGGCCGGGAACTGTCCGGGCCGCTCGGGAGGGACGCCGAGGCGCGCGCCTGGGCCGAGCCGCAGATCGCCGTACTGCACGCGCTGTCGGGCCCGCACGCCGCGCAGGCGCGGGCGCTGGAGCAGCTGACCGCCGCGCCCGGGACGCCCGCCGTCCGGACGTCCGCCCCACCCCCTTCGCACCTGCGGAAGCAGGAGGACCTGGTGAACCAGCCGAGCAAGCAGCCGCGCACCGACGTCCCGTCCGGAGCGCCCCCGCAGCCCGAGCGGCGCGGCCGCAGCACTCCGGCGGTGTGGGGCCATGTACCGCCGCGCAACCCCAACTTCACCGGCCGCGAGGAGCTGCTCGACGCCCTCCATCGCAGGCTGCGCAAGGAGAAGGCGACCGCAGTGCTGCCCAACGCGCTGCACGGCATGGGCGGGGTCGGCAAGTCGATGCTCGCCGTGGAGTACGTCTACCGGCATCTCGGGGACTACGACGTCGTCTGGTGGATCTCCGCCGAGCGCACCGCCCAGATCGCGCTGTCCCTGGTGGAACTGGCCCCGCAGCTCGGCCTGGAGGCCGGGAGCGACGCCTCCTAG
- a CDS encoding effector-associated domain 2-containing protein gives MREEIEDRIRRAAVDVLVGCDGLRSTEDREQFLDLVLDRLGRGGRLPRHSIPRSQWVALLRLCMRTPDGVSCLAAVLDLLDPGSAESRLMLRLGDEWRAVSGLPSEFTESWDLLGDALTSLRLPADERWRLVSRATLSRLRTPPDHSTTPWSDFLYLVGQNTAPEQVPPWMAYLEEVTAWLEDTALRQEIRALNRRRAARWEFGDTLDRRRYARSAERQPPIHDEHLAIRIMPAPFDEGHYTVSYWFHSDARGPDFGRRRDSAVIAFTDLQRTVSEVISEVERAEGDRPGQLRLEFVLPLELINLPVESWPLDAAEDPHLPLGMTYPAVVIRSLDRLLDQRWHGWWRLRWQKLRQEPAAGSVYMSIPNTSPQHPSRVVAGLLDEEHVAAVLSEPPEEGRTHGCLEFRTALRTGYPVVVWHRTSESTTEFRQVLSDLFAGGFTELLPRITRFRRQAAALGSGAPEHHIGRHLAVLWDDPDRKPL, from the coding sequence TTGCGCGAGGAGATCGAGGACCGGATACGGCGCGCCGCCGTGGACGTCCTGGTGGGCTGTGACGGTCTGCGCTCGACGGAGGACCGGGAACAGTTCCTGGATCTGGTGCTCGACCGGCTCGGGCGGGGTGGCCGGCTCCCCCGGCACTCCATACCGCGCAGTCAGTGGGTCGCCCTGCTCAGGCTCTGTATGAGGACGCCGGACGGCGTGTCGTGCCTCGCCGCCGTCCTGGACCTGCTGGACCCCGGCTCGGCGGAGTCGCGGCTGATGCTCCGGCTCGGCGACGAGTGGCGGGCGGTGAGCGGCCTGCCGAGCGAGTTCACCGAGTCCTGGGACCTGTTGGGGGACGCCCTGACGTCCCTGCGGCTGCCCGCCGACGAGCGGTGGCGGCTGGTGTCCCGGGCGACCCTGTCCCGATTACGCACCCCGCCCGACCACTCCACCACCCCCTGGTCGGACTTCCTGTACCTGGTGGGCCAGAACACCGCACCGGAACAGGTGCCGCCGTGGATGGCGTACCTGGAGGAGGTGACGGCGTGGCTGGAGGACACGGCGCTGCGCCAGGAGATCCGCGCGCTCAACCGGCGGCGCGCGGCGCGCTGGGAGTTCGGGGACACCCTGGACCGCAGACGTTACGCCCGGTCCGCCGAGCGGCAGCCCCCCATCCATGACGAGCATCTGGCCATCCGGATCATGCCCGCACCCTTCGACGAGGGCCACTACACCGTGTCGTACTGGTTCCACTCCGACGCGCGGGGGCCGGACTTCGGGCGGCGCCGGGACAGCGCGGTGATCGCCTTCACCGATCTCCAGCGCACGGTCAGCGAGGTGATCTCCGAGGTGGAGCGGGCCGAGGGGGACCGCCCCGGGCAACTGCGGCTGGAGTTCGTGCTCCCCCTCGAACTGATCAACCTGCCCGTGGAGTCCTGGCCGCTGGACGCCGCCGAGGATCCGCATCTGCCGCTCGGCATGACCTATCCGGCGGTGGTGATCCGCAGTCTGGACCGGCTGCTGGACCAGCGCTGGCACGGCTGGTGGCGGCTGCGCTGGCAGAAGCTGCGACAGGAACCGGCCGCCGGTTCCGTCTACATGAGCATCCCGAACACCAGCCCCCAGCACCCGAGCCGGGTGGTGGCCGGACTGCTGGACGAGGAACATGTCGCCGCCGTGCTCAGCGAACCCCCCGAGGAGGGCCGTACGCACGGCTGTCTGGAGTTCCGGACCGCGCTGCGTACGGGCTATCCGGTGGTGGTCTGGCATCGCACCAGCGAGTCGACGACCGAGTTCCGGCAGGTGCTGAGCGATCTGTTCGCCGGTGGCTTCACCGAGCTGCTGCCGCGCATCACCCGCTTCCGCCGGCAGGCCGCCGCGCTCGGCTCAGGCGCGCCGGAGCACCACATCGGCCGGCACCTCGCGGTGCTGTGGGACGACCCCGATCGCAAACCGCTGTGA
- a CDS encoding toxin Doc — translation MAPVIHIDVPWLLQRHEEVLPDQPTINDFSALVAAVARHRVDPPRLGVNSDPAWRAAALLHTLTLLKPLPAANARFACATAVAYMFVSGAGIDPPYGALVDLARDLIDGKTDIFGAADRLRSWQI, via the coding sequence ATGGCACCCGTCATCCACATAGACGTGCCCTGGCTGCTCCAGCGGCACGAGGAGGTCCTGCCGGACCAGCCCACCATCAACGACTTCTCGGCGCTGGTCGCGGCCGTCGCCCGGCACCGCGTCGACCCGCCCCGGCTCGGCGTCAACTCCGACCCGGCCTGGCGGGCGGCCGCGTTGCTGCACACCCTCACCCTGCTCAAGCCCCTCCCCGCCGCCAACGCCCGCTTCGCCTGCGCCACCGCCGTGGCCTACATGTTCGTCAGCGGCGCCGGCATCGATCCCCCCTACGGCGCCCTCGTCGACCTCGCCCGGGACCTGATCGACGGCAAGACGGACATCTTCGGCGCCGCCGACCGCCTGCGGTCGTGGCAGATCTGA